One Prionailurus bengalensis isolate Pbe53 chromosome D3, Fcat_Pben_1.1_paternal_pri, whole genome shotgun sequence genomic region harbors:
- the HSCB gene encoding iron-sulfur cluster co-chaperone protein HscB isoform X2 → MWGGRTGALLRAWGLWPAGVRGRRPLGCNAASLAGNNSPQCWNCGGPGVPKRGDGFFCPQCRALQPPDLTRDYFSLMDCNRAFGVDTAKLQNRYQQLQRLVHPDFFSQRSQTEKDFSEKHATLVNDAYKTLLAPLSRGLYLLKLHGVEIPEGTDYAMDQQFLMEIMEINEKLAEAQSEAAMKEIESIVRDDFEKAKEILTKMRYFSNVEEKIKLKKIPL, encoded by the exons ATGTGGGGCGGAAGGACCGGCGCCTTGCTCCGGGCGTGGGGGCTGTGGCCCGCAGGGGTCCGCGGGCGGAGACCTCTAGGCTGCAATGCTGCGTCTCTGGCCGGAAACAATTCCCCCCAGTGTTGGAACTGCGGCGGCCCAGGGGTCCCCAAGCGGGGAGACGGGTTCTTCTGCCCACAGTGCCGCGCGCTGCAGCCACCTGACCTCACTCGAGATTACTTCAGCCTCATGGACTG CAACCGTGCCTTTGGAGTGGACACAGCGAAGCTCCAGAATAGGTACCAGCAGCTACAACGTCTTGTCCACCCTGATTTCTTCAGCCAGAGGTCTCAG ACTGAAAAAGACTTCTCAGAGAAGCATGCGACCCTGGTGAATGATGCCTATAAGACCCTCCTGGCCCCGCTGAGCAGGGGACTATACCTT CTAAAGCTCCATGGAGTAGAGATTCCCGAAGGGACAGATTATGCAATGGACCAGCAATTCCTCATGGAAATaatggaaatcaatgaaaaacTTGCAGAAGCTCAAAGTGAAGCTGCTATGAAAGAGATTGAATCTATTGTCAGAG ATGATTTTGAAAAAGCCAAGGAAATTTTAACAAAGATGAGATACTTTTcaaatgtagaagaaaagatCAAGTTAAAGAAGATACCTCTCTAA
- the HSCB gene encoding iron-sulfur cluster co-chaperone protein HscB isoform X1 — MWGGRTGALLRAWGLWPAGVRGRRPLGCNAASLAGNNSPQCWNCGGPGVPKRGDGFFCPQCRALQPPDLTRDYFSLMDCNRAFGVDTAKLQNRYQQLQRLVHPDFFSQRSQTEKDFSEKHATLVNDAYKTLLAPLSRGLYLLKLHGVEIPEGTDYAMDQQFLMEIMEINEKLAEAQSEAAMKEIESIVRAKQKELSDNVSKAFEQDDFEKAKEILTKMRYFSNVEEKIKLKKIPL; from the exons ATGTGGGGCGGAAGGACCGGCGCCTTGCTCCGGGCGTGGGGGCTGTGGCCCGCAGGGGTCCGCGGGCGGAGACCTCTAGGCTGCAATGCTGCGTCTCTGGCCGGAAACAATTCCCCCCAGTGTTGGAACTGCGGCGGCCCAGGGGTCCCCAAGCGGGGAGACGGGTTCTTCTGCCCACAGTGCCGCGCGCTGCAGCCACCTGACCTCACTCGAGATTACTTCAGCCTCATGGACTG CAACCGTGCCTTTGGAGTGGACACAGCGAAGCTCCAGAATAGGTACCAGCAGCTACAACGTCTTGTCCACCCTGATTTCTTCAGCCAGAGGTCTCAG ACTGAAAAAGACTTCTCAGAGAAGCATGCGACCCTGGTGAATGATGCCTATAAGACCCTCCTGGCCCCGCTGAGCAGGGGACTATACCTT CTAAAGCTCCATGGAGTAGAGATTCCCGAAGGGACAGATTATGCAATGGACCAGCAATTCCTCATGGAAATaatggaaatcaatgaaaaacTTGCAGAAGCTCAAAGTGAAGCTGCTATGAAAGAGATTGAATCTATTGTCAGAG CTAAACAGAAGGAATTGAGTGACAATGTGAGCAAAGCTTTTGAACAAG ATGATTTTGAAAAAGCCAAGGAAATTTTAACAAAGATGAGATACTTTTcaaatgtagaagaaaagatCAAGTTAAAGAAGATACCTCTCTAA
- the HSCB gene encoding iron-sulfur cluster co-chaperone protein HscB isoform X5, which yields MDQQFLMEIMEINEKLAEAQSEAAMKEIESIVRAKQKELSDNVSKAFEQDDFEKAKEILTKMRYFSNVEEKIKLKKIPL from the exons ATGGACCAGCAATTCCTCATGGAAATaatggaaatcaatgaaaaacTTGCAGAAGCTCAAAGTGAAGCTGCTATGAAAGAGATTGAATCTATTGTCAGAG CTAAACAGAAGGAATTGAGTGACAATGTGAGCAAAGCTTTTGAACAAG ATGATTTTGAAAAAGCCAAGGAAATTTTAACAAAGATGAGATACTTTTcaaatgtagaagaaaagatCAAGTTAAAGAAGATACCTCTCTAA
- the HSCB gene encoding iron-sulfur cluster co-chaperone protein HscB isoform X3, translating to MWGGRTGALLRAWGLWPAGVRGRRPLGCNAASLAGNNSPQCWNCGGPGVPKRGDGFFCPQCRALQPPDLTRDYFSLMDCNRAFGVDTAKLQNRYQQLQRLVHPDFFSQRSQTEKDFSEKHATLVNDAYKTLLAPLSRGLYLLKLHGVEIPEGTDYAMDQQFLMEIMEINEKLAEAQSEAAMKEIESIVRAKQKELSDNVSKAFEQGSLVDVDLRSHV from the exons ATGTGGGGCGGAAGGACCGGCGCCTTGCTCCGGGCGTGGGGGCTGTGGCCCGCAGGGGTCCGCGGGCGGAGACCTCTAGGCTGCAATGCTGCGTCTCTGGCCGGAAACAATTCCCCCCAGTGTTGGAACTGCGGCGGCCCAGGGGTCCCCAAGCGGGGAGACGGGTTCTTCTGCCCACAGTGCCGCGCGCTGCAGCCACCTGACCTCACTCGAGATTACTTCAGCCTCATGGACTG CAACCGTGCCTTTGGAGTGGACACAGCGAAGCTCCAGAATAGGTACCAGCAGCTACAACGTCTTGTCCACCCTGATTTCTTCAGCCAGAGGTCTCAG ACTGAAAAAGACTTCTCAGAGAAGCATGCGACCCTGGTGAATGATGCCTATAAGACCCTCCTGGCCCCGCTGAGCAGGGGACTATACCTT CTAAAGCTCCATGGAGTAGAGATTCCCGAAGGGACAGATTATGCAATGGACCAGCAATTCCTCATGGAAATaatggaaatcaatgaaaaacTTGCAGAAGCTCAAAGTGAAGCTGCTATGAAAGAGATTGAATCTATTGTCAGAG CTAAACAGAAGGAATTGAGTGACAATGTGAGCAAAGCTTTTGAACAAG
- the HSCB gene encoding iron-sulfur cluster co-chaperone protein HscB isoform X4 yields MWGGRTGALLRAWGLWPAGVRGRRPLGCNAASLAGNNSPQCWNCGGPGVPKRGDGFFCPQCRALQPPDLTRDYFSLMDCNRAFGVDTAKLQNRYQQLQRLVHPDFFSQRSQTEKDFSEKHATLVNDAYKTLLAPLSRGLYLVS; encoded by the exons ATGTGGGGCGGAAGGACCGGCGCCTTGCTCCGGGCGTGGGGGCTGTGGCCCGCAGGGGTCCGCGGGCGGAGACCTCTAGGCTGCAATGCTGCGTCTCTGGCCGGAAACAATTCCCCCCAGTGTTGGAACTGCGGCGGCCCAGGGGTCCCCAAGCGGGGAGACGGGTTCTTCTGCCCACAGTGCCGCGCGCTGCAGCCACCTGACCTCACTCGAGATTACTTCAGCCTCATGGACTG CAACCGTGCCTTTGGAGTGGACACAGCGAAGCTCCAGAATAGGTACCAGCAGCTACAACGTCTTGTCCACCCTGATTTCTTCAGCCAGAGGTCTCAG ACTGAAAAAGACTTCTCAGAGAAGCATGCGACCCTGGTGAATGATGCCTATAAGACCCTCCTGGCCCCGCTGAGCAGGGGACTATACCTTGTAAG CTAA